In Sciurus carolinensis chromosome 16, mSciCar1.2, whole genome shotgun sequence, the genomic window ATTACCAAAAATCTGAAGCCTTCCTTTGGACTTTTCCCCATAAAGTGttatcttcttattttatttgttcctttcctACGATGCAAGTACCTTGTTACATTATTCATCTCCAGGACCTAGAACAATATCATTGTTGTATAATCGGCactcaaaaaattattattattgttattgctattattattttggtaccaggtattgaactcaggggcatttaaccactgagctacatccccagccctattttgtactttatttagagacagggtctccctgagttgcttagggcctctataagttgctgaggctggctttcaacttgtgatcctcctgcctcagcctcctgagcctctgggattacaggcatgtgccactgcacccagccaatAAAAAAGTCATTGAATGGAGGAAGGGATGACTGGGGTCTTTGAGGGGATGGTGGGCTCTAGTGAAAGGCGGCCTCTGACTCTGACATGTGGTGATTCCCCTTCTAGAAAGATGGATGCTTCCGAGTGCCTGCCTGAGCAGGTGTGGTGCctcctcctgctgaccacggcagtcctctgtgtcctctgctgtGGGCGTGCTGGGCAATGGGCTGGTGCTGTGGATGACTGTTTTCCGAATGTCCGGCACGGTCACCGCCATCTGGTTCTTCAACCTGGCCCTTGCTGATTTCACTGTCTTGCTGTCTCTGCCCCTCTCCATACACTATGCCGCCTTTGGCCAGTGGACCCTGGACAGTCTGGTCTGCAAACTCTACATGGCCTTCCTGGCCCCTAACTTCTTTGCCAGCATCTACCTCCTGGTCCTTATCTCTGTGGACCATTGCGTCTCTGCTCTGCACCCCCTCTGGGCCCGAAACCACCGCACCGTGCGACGAGCAAGGTGGCTGTCCCTCGGCGTGTGGCTCCTGGCTGCTACCGCATGCGCTCCGTACCTGAAATTCCAGGCCACTGGAGAAGTGAACGGATGTGGCCACTGCTACTTCAGTTCAACTTGGAATTGACATTGGACTGGAATCCAATGGCTTGGAAGAGACGCTTGGCAGTGGCCATGACTCACTTCCTGGTGGGCTTCTTGGTGTCCTTGGTGATCACTGGCACCTGTGCCCACCTCATCTGGGCAGGGCTCAGGTGGGAAGGCTGGGTCCATGCCAGCAGGCCAAGGAGGCTGCTGCTGGTGCTGGTGAGCACTTTCTTCATCTTCTGGTTTCCATTTAACACGAGGCTTTTGGTCCAATCAGGGCTGATGATACAAAAGAAATTCCCCTGGTCCAAGATGACGCTCATCACGTGGGCTACCTTCTCCCTGGGCTGCCTCAACAACTGCCTCAACCCCTTTATCTATGCCTTTATTGGCAGAGAGTTCCAAGAAAAGTGTTTCCGGTCTTTGCCTTCTGCCCTGGCCAGAGCGTTTGGCGATGAGGGATTCATCAATCCTTCTGTCCCAGAGGTGAAGCCCCCAGAGGATGAAGGAAACCTCCGGGTAGAGGCCGGAAGCCTCCCTCCTTAGCGTGCAAACCCTTACCTAGGCTGACTTCCAAGACTGCCACTCCAGGAAGTCTTACCAGCAATCCCTCATCTAAAGGTGGAGATAATGAGGCATTCCCCATCATTCCCTTTCTTTGTAAGAAGATTCCTATTTGTTTTAAACTGGACATGTGGTtaaccaggaaaaaagaaagaaggaaggaaggaaggaaggaaagaaaaacactaCATTTTCCAGTAACTTTTGCAAGTAGTTGCTGCCATGGGACTCCTTTCTGACCAGTAGGAGGGTCAATGTAACTTCCTTGAAGTGCCCTTGATTGAACGGggctttcccctcccttcctccatttgACTAGAAAGTGAGTGTATCAGTTACCTTTTACTGTGTAACAAACACCCCCCAAGTTGAGAGGCTTAGAAACAAAACCTTTTATGATTTCTGAGGTTAAGCAATGTAGACTGGGCTCAGTTGAGCAGTTTTCTTGTCTTAGTTGGGCTCCCTTATGCACCTGTGTGTCTGCTAAATGACAGATTCTGGGAGAAGTGGCTGGTCAGCTGGGGTAACAGATTGGCTGAGCCATATAGTTCCTACTATCCTGAAgactggctttaaaaaaaaaaatgtggcgtTTATGGGGAGAAGTTTCATTTGGTTCTttagggaagtgctggggatggaacccagggcctcgtgcatgtgaggcaagtgctgtaccactgagctacatccccggccccgTGAGGAGGGTTTGAGAGTGAGAGAAGCAGGGGATGAAAGCTTGGACTGCTGCACAGGTGACTACCATTCCAAAATGCTGGTCAAAATAAGTCACAGGactggggacagagctcagttggcagagcgcttgcctcacacgcacaaggccctgggttcaatctctagcaccacaaaaaaaaaaaaaaaaaagaaaaaaagtcacaatGCCAACTTCAATTGGAAAATCAGCAAAGTGATCTTGTGAAGGGGCCTGGGTACTAAGTGGCACGCAGAGCTGGTGCTTTTGCAATCCACCACAGCAATGATCGTGGCGAGCCACGTGGGACGCTTCTGTGCCCCAAGGAGAGCCCAGCCAGCCCTGGGATGCTTACGCCCGGGGCCACGAGCAGAGAGCCCGGATGGCGGTTCCCTGGAGCCCCTGTTGCGCGGTGTCTGCTGCAGCAGCCGTATGTGTCTGCACCTGCTGGGCACCAGCCTCTGGGCTGTGTGTGAAGGAGATAATAAATTTCTTATTGCCAAAGCCATTGAGAGTCAGACTTGCTCTGACTTGAAACCCCAAGCAGCCCTTGCTGAGAAATGCAAAAATTACTTCCCTCCAGGGACAGAAACACTAGTCGTTCCTGGTCAATGTGTGCCACTCCCTTAGTTTTATgtagaggcaaaaaaaaaaaaaaaaaaagttatccaaACCAGAAACCATCATACGACTTGTCCCAGTCCACAGGGGCCACTGGCCCAGCCCCGACGTGTTCTGAGGACTCTGCCTCTCAGAGCCTTAGTTTACCAactctgtaaaatgggaccaaATGCTTCTATGTTCAGGGGTGAGGAGAGGACTAAACGATACAGGAAAGATGGAGGCACCTTGAGAA contains:
- the Gpr32 gene encoding LOW QUALITY PROTEIN: probable G-protein coupled receptor 32 (The sequence of the model RefSeq protein was modified relative to this genomic sequence to represent the inferred CDS: inserted 3 bases in 2 codons), translating into MDASECLPEQVWCLLLLTTAVXSVSSAVGVLGNGLVLWMTVFRMSGTVTAIWFFNLALADFTVLLSLPLSIHYAAFGQWTLDSLVCKLYMAFLAPNFFASIYLLVLISVDHCVSALHPLWARNHRTVRRARWLSLGVWLLAATACAPYLKFQATGEVNGCGHCYXQFNLELTLDWNPMAWKRRLAVAMTHFLVGFLVSLVITGTCAHLIWAGLRWEGWVHASRPRRLLLVLMTLITWATFSLGCLNNCLNPFIYAFIGREFQEKCFRSLPSALARAFGDEGFINPSVPEVKPPEDEGNLRVEAGSLPP